DNA from Candidatus Binataceae bacterium:
TACGCCATTCCCACGATCAGGAACGGTTACCACACATTCTTTTCAATCACCGAGCCTTCAGGGGGATCGGATCCTGCCGGCGCGATCCAGTGCCGCGCGGTGCGCAAGGGCGACACCTACCTCCTGAACGGCACCAAGATTTTCACCTCGCACGCGCACGAGGCCGAATGGGGGGTGGTGTTCACGCGCACCGATCCCGGCGCCGGCCGCGCGGGCATCACCGCGTTCATCGTCGAGAAGAACACGCCCGGCTTCGCCGCACGGCCCTTCAAGACGCTGCGCACGGCGGCGCTGCCGTGCGAGGTGCATTTCGAGGATTGCACGCTGCCGGCGGCGCAGCGCCTCGGCCCCGAGGGCGGGGGCCTGACGCTCTGTCTCGATTTGTTGACGCGCCTGCGCTTTCCCTACTCGGCGTGCAACGTGGGTGTCGGCGTCGCAGCGCTCAGGATGGCGATCGCACATGCCAAGCAGCGCAAGACTTTCGGCGAGTTGCTGGCGCGCCGCCAGGCGATCCAATGGATGCTGGCCGATTCCGAGGTCGAACTGCGCGCGGCGCGGTGGCTCACCTGGGACGGCGCGTCGAAGGCCGATCGCGGCGAGGACGCGCGGATGGAAGCGTCGGTCGCTAAGCTCTATTCGAGCGAGGCGCTCGGCCGCGTGATCGATCGCGCGGTGCAGATCCATGGCGGCTACGGCGTGAGCAAGGAGTTTCCGCTCGAGCGATGGTACCGCGAGGCCCGCATCCGACGGATCGGCGAAGGCCCCTCGGAAGTGCATCGGATGGTGATCGCGCGCAACCTGCTGCGCTGAGCGTGGGCCGGCCGCGCTGCGAGGAGAGGGGAGAGAAGACCTCGATGGGCTTGCCGCTTGAGGGAATACGCGTAATCGACCTGGGCCAGATTTTCGCCGCGCCTTACTGCACCCTGCAGCTCGCCCAGATGGGCGCCGAGATCATCAAGATCGAACCGCCCGGCGCGGGCGAGAATCTGCGGCGCGCCGAGTCGTCGCAGAGCGGCGTCGGCTATTCCTTTCTGATGCTCAACGCCAACAAGCGTTCGGTGACGCTCAACCTGAAGCATCGCCGCGGCCGCGAGATTATTCTCAGGCTCCTCGAACGCGGCGACGTGCTGGTCGAAAACTACTCGGCAGGCGTGATGGAGTCCTTCGGACTCGGCTACGAAGACCTGCGCAGCCGGTTTCCGCGCCTTATCTATGCCAGCGCCAAGGGCTATGCGAGCGACGGTCCGTGGGCGCGCCTGGGCGCGATGGACTCCACGGTGCAGGCAAGCTCGGGCCTGATGAGCGTCACCGGCTATCCCGATCGCAGCGGCGTGAGAACTCAGGCCACCTTTATCGACATGGGCACCGGCAGCCACCTGGTGAGCGGAATTCTGGCCGCGCTGCTGCAGCGCG
Protein-coding regions in this window:
- a CDS encoding acyl-CoA dehydrogenase family protein; protein product: MEKGNNGFVLSEELTALRDQVRRIIRDEIIPIEERLDPDAAEIPEEDFRALARKTQAAGLWCMGVPTQYGGGGLGTFEICVLMEEMAQHRMGLYNPGGGVFGRTPPPVIWAGTEEQIQKYAIPTIRNGYHTFFSITEPSGGSDPAGAIQCRAVRKGDTYLLNGTKIFTSHAHEAEWGVVFTRTDPGAGRAGITAFIVEKNTPGFAARPFKTLRTAALPCEVHFEDCTLPAAQRLGPEGGGLTLCLDLLTRLRFPYSACNVGVGVAALRMAIAHAKQRKTFGELLARRQAIQWMLADSEVELRAARWLTWDGASKADRGEDARMEASVAKLYSSEALGRVIDRAVQIHGGYGVSKEFPLERWYREARIRRIGEGPSEVHRMVIARNLLR